The uncultured Bacteroides sp. DNA segment CCCATAAATAGAAATAATCGGATTGGTAATGTAATAATAAGATGTGCTTAATGTCAGATTAGAAATATTGGCTGCCAATGAGAAACGGTTTGTAAACGATGGTTTTAGCAAAGGGTTTCCGGTCCAGTAATGCAGAGAATCTTCATAGTTAACTACCGGACTTAACTGACTAAATGATGGACGGTTGATCGTTTTTCGGTAACTGATGGAATAAACTTCTCTCTCCTTACGCTTGTAGGCAATCCTTACATTAGGAAACAAGTTAGAGTAGCTCTTTTTCAGAGTGATACTCTCACTGTTCTCCGCTGCTTTTGTATCGGTATAATCATATTCATAGCGTAATCCTAAAGAAATATTGAATTTCCCCCATCCGCGGCTAAATGTTGCGTAGGCAGCCAACCATTGGTTTGTGCGGTCGATGTTCTGAGGCACTTCACTGATTGTTGAACCGGAATTATTGTTTGTATTTCCTGCTTCTAGGCCTATCTGTTCGTTGTCCTTCTTACCAATTTTGAACGAATAGTCACCGTTGAAGGTATAAATCTTATAGTCTGTAGAGTTGATAGTCGGGGTCAAATATATTTTATTGGTATTCAGATTCGTCTCCTTGATTTCGTTGAAGATATCATTATTTCGATAGGCATAATCTGCTATCAGCGTCAATGTGGAATGATCGTTGCGATTCCATGTATAGCTGGTCGACACGCTGTGATATTTCCTATTTTCTGTTCCTTCTGAAGTTTCTTTTTTGGGTGTAACAGTTCCGTTGTTATCTATATGAATGTTGTGAGAAGAATCTTTCTTTACATCTGTAAAGGAGCCGGAATACTGAATACCCAATGTACTTTTTGGAGAGAAGGTAAAATTCAACCCACCGAATAGCATATAAGTATCCATATCGACACCATATCCTCCTTTCGAACTATTCTTGAAGATATTGTCAGCACTGTGCGTAATGGTAGTCATATATTCATCATACGATTGTTGTTTCGATTTCCTATATGTGAAAGAAGCATTTCCTGATACGATTCCACTTTTACCCGAAAGATTAATACTTGGACGCTCTGTATATTTTCTTGCTATCTCCAAAGAGTTACTGACTATCACGCCAAGATGATCCTTCAGTTGCTTCTTCAGATAAATCTTCACAACGGAATTTGTCCCATTCTTGTATCGTGCGTCCGGCTCTTTGATAACCTCTATCTTGTTGACGTCCGTCGAAGAGAGCATGGACAGTTCCGACTTATCTGTTATCTTTCGGTCGTTAATATAGATAATTGGTTCGCCTGCCCCTGCTACGGATATATTGCTTTCATTTGTGACAATGATGCCAGGTGTCCATTTCAGCATATCCACAAGGTTTCCTGCATCTCCTATATGAGTTCCCTGAATATTTCGTATTGTATAGTTCGTCCCATTGTGCTCTATCTCATTTTTCTTGGCTTTCACCACCACTTCCTCCAGTTGTACTGTCTTTTTGTAAAGAGTGACGCCGCCCAAGTCATTGGTAGCAGGTTGAAGTGTTTTTTGGGTTTGATATGTCTCATAGCCGTCTGAAGAAATAGTCAGCCGAATATCCCCCAGAGAATCTAAAGCAATCTCAAAGTTTGGGTCGTAGAATGATCCTGTTACTGCTCTTTTAGATCCGGAGTATTCCACTTTTACTCTATAAATGATGCCTTCGTTATCTGCTCCAATCACTTTCCCGGTAATTTTGTTTTGAGCAAACATCGGAAAGCATAGGCTTATGATGAGTGATACAATATACATCCTTTTCATTTTTCAAGTTTTAATTTATTAATATTGATACTTACTTATACAGACGTCTAGCAACTTATTCTGTTACAAGATGTTTCAATGAATCAATAATATCCGATATCAATGAATATTCGTTTCATCACAATAATAGTTTGATTTCTTTGTTGCGAAGGTAAAGCGCTCTTCTGCTTTAGCAAAGAGATTGAGTACGATGTTTGTACGATTTAGTTAAGCCTTGTACGATGATAGTACGAAGCAGTACAGCAAATCTTTAGAAGTTCTGTATGAAGTTATCCCATAAATCTGGCGTACCAGGCTGATTATGAGTCTTTTCGTATAGTTTCTTGCGAGAAGAAGTGATGGCTTGCTTGGAATGAGCAGTCAACTTGGCAATGCCCACAGGAGGAATAGCGATCTTTATTAACATGCAGATACGTAATTCATGTTCACTAATACTTGGATAAAGAGTTTGCAAGCGTCCGGTAAAATTATTATAGGTTCGATTTATGACTACAATCAATTCTTCCCAGTCTTTGGGGGTAATCTTTTGTTTTTCAGAAATATTTTCAGCATTGGCCATTCCTGCGATGTGATAAAAGTCTTTGTATATTTGCGACTCCCTGAACGCTGTTTCTGATAAAGCCTGTATTTTTTGTTTCGTTTCTATCTGTCTATTGATCAGTTCAAGCAACTCTTTTTCCCCTTCTTGCAGATTCTTTTCCAATTCATCTTTTTGGCTTTCGGTATTTTGCAATTTTTCTTTTAACTTCTCTATGCGCTTCTCGTTTTCAGCAATAAATTGCCGGCTACTACGATATTGTTCATCCACAATTTCTTTCAATTTTTCTTGCTGCCGCTCTGCCTGTATCTTTCTTTGTTTTTTTCGCTGCCGATAGATAATGCCGACTGCAAAGATGATTATTAGGATGATAACGATACTTGCTGAAAGAAGCACAATCCATATTTTCTGCTTTTGGGCAATTTCTTCAAGGCGATGATTTTCTTTTTCCCGAAGCTGATAATTATACAAAGCATTCACTTTTCGAACACCTTCTTCATCATTTGCTTTTTGCAAGCTATCTGTATAGGCAAGATATTTGTCCATATAGCCAAGTGCTTCCGCAAGCCTCCCCTGTTGGTGGGCTATTTTGCTTAATCCTTTATAACCGCCCTGTTGGTCGTAATAATAGCCACCTTTATTATCGTAAGAGTTGCCGGTAGAAAGCAATTGAGTATAGTAGTACTGTGCCGAGTCTATTTTGCCCACTTCATAATATAAATTAGCAAGAACAGTATAGTAAGATGCCGGATCGCTCTTTGGTCTATGAGCAGCTTTCAAAATCTCAAATGCTTTCCCATACTTACCCAAATGTCTATAAAAGCCAACAATTTCTTGATTAACGGTACTAACTAAATGTGGGTCGTTAATTTTTTCGGCTATTTGCCCTGCCCTCTTATAATAATAGGAAGTACTGTCAACATTGTTCAATTGGGTGTACGCTCTGCCTATGTTGCGCAAATTATAAACAATGAGAGTGCTATCCCCGGATAGTGTTGTATATTGATAGGCTCCTTTGAAAACATCGAGCGCTTTGTCATAAATACGCTGGTATAGATATAACACACCAATTTGATTATACGCCATACTGACAAGCCGATAGTTTGTACTTCCTTTTGAAACTTTTATCGCCTTTTGCAAGTAAGCCAGTGCTTGTGGTACATCACCCAAATCAATATACACCCGCCCTGCATAATAATATGCTTCCGGTAAGTGCTCCTTATCCTTTTCATCCTCATAATAATTCAACACCTGCTTGATGAGGCTATCCGAAGTATGAGTAATGCATGCCTTGTCCTCTGCTTTTATGATTAGTAATTGGTAATACATTTGTGTTGCCTCCGGTTCTTTGGCGATACTGCTCTCCAGTTGCCCAAATAGTATGATTGCACTGTCCGGATTGACATAGGTAAGACTGTCTACTACAGTCAGGATGCGGGGAGCATAGTGATCTTTACAAGAACAGAGGCACAGTAGACAAAAACTAATGGAAAGCAGTTTATACGGTTTCATAATAAGTAACGTTTGATGAAGCAAACTTATATAAAAATCATGATTCATAACAAAAGACACGCATTAAATTAAATAGTATTCTTAATTATATTGCTATTTAAAGCTATCTTTTGTATCTTTGATCACTCAAACATTTCAACTCTCATAATACATTTTCTCTGGAAACGGAAAAAACTTTACACTCCACACGTGTAGTCTCTACGCTTCACACGCGTGGACTGTAGAGACTACACGTGTGGAGTGTAGAGACCACGCTCGTGAAGCGAAGAGTTCAAACCGAGAGACAAACTTAGAGCTTACGTTATTGACTAATAATAGTACCGTAGTGGAGACTACTGCAACGTATTCTTTATTGGAATAAGAGCCACGGGCTTCAAAGTATTAAGGAGAGATAAGCTATTTCTCAGAAAATCCAAACCGAAATAGAGGTCATTTTCGCAAAAATCCAAACCGAAACAGAATGCGATGAGCAAAAAGCAGTAGATACACACATGAAGCAAGCAGCATTCAATCGACAGATATTTGGGGCAAAAAAGGGTAAACTTGGGAAAAGTGTGATAGTAAAGACGTAAAAGTGAGAGTAAAACACCCTAAAACGTGGTATACATATTTTACTGTCACACGCTGAAACAACTTATGATAAGTGGTTTCAGCGTTTTTTGTGATAGATGTGATAGTAAAACGTGTTTTTTCATGGGAGGTGAATGGTCGTCTAGGAAGCACGCTCTTCTTGTACAAGTAGCTTCTTATACGTCATATCAATGCCAAAGGCACCTAAAGGAGCGGTTATCAGGATGGCCAGCACGGCAACGGTTAGCACAATCTCACCACAGGGTAAGCCCATTGCCAAAGGCAACGAGCCGATAGCAGCTTGTACTGTCGCTTTAGGCAAATAAGCGATCATGCAAAACAGCCGTTCCTTGGTGGTCAACGGGGTTTTAATCATGCAAACAAACACGCCGAGCATTCTGAACAGTAGCGCAAGAAGGATCACGGCAATAGCTGCCAATCCTGCACCTAGTGCATATTCAATGTTAACTGTAGCACCTACTAGCACAAAAAGTAATATTTCCGCACCCACCCACAGCTTGGAAAACTTGCCCGACAGTCGGACAGCCAACGCATCATACGTTTTCAACAGGGTAGCTCCAAGAGCCATTACTGCTAACAAGCCGGATATAGGGACAATGCCTTTCAATACCCGCTCCAATGCTACCAGCAGAAAAGAGACGCTCAACAGGATAAGTACTTTTACCGAATCTCTCATGTGATAACGCTTGAAGTAGCGTGTAAGACACCAACCCAAGAAGACGCCAAGCACCAGTCCCGTTGCAATAGAAACCGGTATCTGCAAAAAACTTATCGGAGAAATCTCTCCTCCCAGAGCCAACCCGGTAAATGCGGTAAACATCACAATCACAAAGACGTCATCTACCGATCCACCTGCCATAATCATCTGGGGAATACTTTTGTTCGTGCCATATCTCTGGTCCATCAGGTTGAGCATCTTTGGCACAATGATGGCAGGAGAAACTGCCGCCACCACACTACCCATTATAGCAGCATCGAGCAGAGAGATGTGAAGTAATGGCGGTGCAACAAGCATCATGCCGACTATCTCAAAACATGCCGGCACAAAACACATCAGCACGGCAGGACGACCCACCTTCATCAGATCTTTTATATCGAGAGCCAGTCCGGCACGGGTAAGTATAATGACTAAGGCCAATTGGCGAAGATCAACAGAGACAGAGAGCAAAGAGGGCTCCAATGCATTGAGCACATAAGGGCCCAGTATGATGCCCGTAAGCAGCATACCCAATAATCCGGGAAGCTTTAATTTCATGAAGAAATATCCCAGAAACATTCCAAGTAGGAAGATAAAAGCTAAGCTTGTTAACATATCGTTTGGTCTGAATAAAATTAAAAAAAGATTCGTTTGTTACTTTCTCAAGACAAAAGCGACAAACTAAGAGGTATTAATCTTCCATTTACTCAAAAGAATATGGGGACGGTTGCTGATGATTCTACGTTTCGACTTTCTTGTTTTCATTCTACTTTGTTATTAAGTATAAAAGATACTGTAATAGGGCAAGCCTTCAAATAGAAAAGCTCGCTAAGTAGGAATCATCAGCCCCGAAAAGGGCGGTTAAAGGCAGAATCCATTGCCGAAATCGGGTGCAAAAATAGGAAAGAAGAAGCACTCACCCAAATTATGCCCTTATTATTTTATCTGTCAAGCATTTAATCCGTTCACAGCTTCACCCACGCCTAAACCTTTTATCCATTCTTTTGTTTTAGCTAATAAACAATGCTACTTACTTATAGGGAGTCATCGAACACCGAATACCTATTTATAGCGATTCCCCGACGACCTAAAAGAAAGTACCTTTGTGGGAACTTAAAAACAAGAAGAACGATGAAAATAGAAAAGATTACAGGAAGAGAAATCCTCGATTCGAGAGGTAACCCTACAGTAGAAGTAGACGTAGTATTGGAATCGGGTATAGTAGGCAGAGCTTCTGTTCCATCAGGAGCCTCAACCGGAGAGCACGAAGCTTTGGAACTTCGCGATGGCGACAAACACCGCTACGGAGGCAAAGGCGTGCAAAAAGCAGTGGAGAACATCAACAAAGTGATTGCTCCTCACCTTGTAGGCATGTCAGCTCTCGACCAAGTAGGCGTAGACCACATGATGCTAGCCCTTGACGGTACTCCTACAAAATCAAAATTGGGTGCTAATGCCATTCTCGGAGTTTCACTTGCTGTTGCCAAAGCTGCGGCAAACTACCTGGATCTGCCTCTTTATAGATATATTGGTGGCGTAAATACATGTGTGTTGCCTGTTCCGATGATGAACATCATCAACGGTGGTTCACATAGCGACGCTCCTATTGCTTTTCAAGAATTCATGATTCGCCCCATTGGCGCAAAATCATTCAAAGAAGCATTACGTATGGGTGCTGAAGTATTCCATGCACTCAAAAAAGTACTCAAAGACCGTGGCCTGAGCACAGCTGTAGGCGATGAAGGTGGTTTTGCTCCTACTCTGGAAGGTACTGAAGATGCTCTTAACTCTATCTTGACTGCTATCAAAGCTGCAGGATACGAACCAAAGAAAGATGTTACTATCGGCTTGGACTGCGCTGCTTCTGAGTTCTACAGAGACGGGGTATATGACTATACCAAGTTTGAAGGTGAAAAGGGAGTGAAGAGAACTGCCGACGAGCAAGTTGACTTCTTGGAATATTTGATTAACGAATTCCCTATCGATTCTATCGAAGACGGTATGAACGAAAACGACTGGGATGGCTGGAAAAAGTTGACAGACCGTATTGGCGGACGTTGCCAATTGGTAGGTGATGACTTGTTTGTTACCAACGTAGACTTCTTATCAAAAGGTATCGAACAAGGTTGTGCTAACTCTATCCTGATTAAAGTAAATCAGATTGGTTCGCTAACAGAAACGTTGAACGCTATCGACATGGCACACCGCCACGGATACACAACAGTTACTTCACACCGTTCGGGCGAAACAGAAGATGCAACTATTGCCGACATTGCTGTAGCTACCAACAGCGGACAAATCAAGACCGGTTCTTTGAGCCGCTCCGACCGCATGGCTAAGTACAACCAATTGCTGCGCATTGAAGAAGAATTGGGCGATCGTGCTATATACGGGTACAAACGCATCAAAAAATAGTCTAAAAGACATAAAAAGCCTATTATTTAAAGAAAAAGGTGTATCAAAAGCTGATACACCTTTTTTTATTGCCTGAAAAGCACTAAAATCCTTATACGTGACATTGTAGTTAGCAAAATTTAAAATACCTTTGCAATTACAATAGAAAAGAATAAGTTATAAAGACTTTAATCAGGAATTATAAGCTTATAATTTTTTAGTCCTGCTCATGAATTGCTAGATGTTATGGACATTTTCTAGCATTATATCTAATCAAATAAAAACAGGCTCTAAGGAAAATGGAAGAACGTACTATTGTAAATAGCGATGAAGAGGACTTTAAAAGGTTTGTGACTCAGTACTATCCGCAGCTATGTGCATTTGCGACACAATATACCGATTCCCTCGAAGTTTCAGAAGATATTGTGCAAGATGTCTTTCTCCGTTTTTGGGAAAGCAAAAAGTATCTTTCTGTCAAGAGCTATTTAAAATCATATATATTCAGTTCTGTTCGTAATGCCTCAATCGATTATATCCGAAAAAATAATGTTCATACATTCACTGAACTTGAAGAAGCTTCCTATCTAAAAGAAGAAGAGGTGAACGAAGAAAATCTGTTGGCACAACATGAGCATTTATATGAGCTATTAAAACAACTTCCTCCCCAAGAATATGAGGTTTTAATGGCCATAGTCGTCCACAACAAAAAGTACAAAGAAGTAGGAGAAGAAATGAATATCTCCGTCAACACAGTAAAGACTCATCTATCACGAGCTCTAAAGTTTTTAAGAGCCCACAACATAAACTTGCGCCTCCTTTTTCTATTTTACTAATCTTTATGTCACCCATTTAGAACCTTCTTCCGTCATAGTGATATAAACAAGCTAATTATATCATCATGGCGACACCTGAAATCGTTTATTTACTGCAAAAGTATAAGGATCATTCGCTCACAACTGAAGAATTCAACATTCTGAAGAGATGGGTTTTGGAGTCTGAAGAAAACAAGTTGTACATGGCTAACTTTATCCGTTTCTATAAAATAGAGGAGAGATGGGAAGCTTACAACAAGGCCAATCCTCAAAAAGCATGGAAGAGTATACTTGCTAAATATCACCACAAGAAGAGAATACGTCGACAACGTATGTTTGCTGTAGCCGCCTGCACCATTCTATTTGTAATAATAGGAGGTGTGTACAAATATACCACTAATGATGACCAAACAACATCGTACGCAGCTATCTACCCACGACAAAACAAGAAAGTGGTACTTACACTCGCGAATGGGCAAAAGAAGATGCTGGAAAACGGAGGTGAGTTGATCTGCGAGAGTACGAAAAGCGCTGCACCTGAACAACAATATAACACTATTAGCACACAGGTAGGAGGTAATTTCAAATTAATACTTCCCGACAAGAGTATCGTATGGCTTAATTCCAATACGACGCTTCGCTATCCTGTAAAATTCGCAAAAGATCGTCACGTGATTCTTTCAGGAGAAGCTTTCTTCGATGTACAGAAAACCGGGTATCCTTTCTCTGTTGAAGTAAACGAGAATAAGATTAGAGTATTAGGTACTCAATTTGATGTTTCGGCTTATAACGGAAAAGCGATGTTAACAACATTAGTCAGAGGAAAAGTCGAAGTCTCCAATAGAAATAGCAAACAAATCCTTCATCCTAATCAACAAGCAAGCATCGCTGAGGCCACGCAAGATATAGTAGTAAAAGAGGTAAATACAACAATCTATACTTCATGGATTCAAGGAGTTTTTGAATTCGAAAGTACCCCCTTAACCATCATCATGGAACAATTGGCTCAGTGGTATGACGTTGATGTTACTTACCAGAATGAGCAAGTAGGTAAAATTCTCTTTACCGGGAGCTTATACCGGGATCGCTCACTAGACTACACATTACAGATCATTCAAGATATTTCAGACGTAAAGTTCCGCAATGAAAAGGGGAAACTATGCGTATACCGATAAACTAAATCAAATCACTACATAATATTTAAATTTGAATTAAAACCTCATGAAGAAAAAATGCTTAAAGAAACTCTGTATCAAGAAGAAATACAGAATACTCACTTTGCTGTTATTGGTCTTTAGCAGCGTAACAGCACAGATTTCAGAAAAATTAATTACTATTCAACAAAATGAAGTTTCTCTCATTCAGGCTTTTGATATAATTAAATCTCAAACGAAAGTCTCCGTCATGTATCAGGACAACATGATCAATAAAAATATTTATTTGAATTTAAATATTCAAAACGCACCTCTAAAAAAGGCTTTAAAAGAGATTTGCGATCCCGCCGGTCTGGATTTTTCATTCAGAGATAATTATGTACTCATAACAGTCTCTA contains these protein-coding regions:
- a CDS encoding cation:proton antiporter yields the protein MLTSLAFIFLLGMFLGYFFMKLKLPGLLGMLLTGIILGPYVLNALEPSLLSVSVDLRQLALVIILTRAGLALDIKDLMKVGRPAVLMCFVPACFEIVGMMLVAPPLLHISLLDAAIMGSVVAAVSPAIIVPKMLNLMDQRYGTNKSIPQMIMAGGSVDDVFVIVMFTAFTGLALGGEISPISFLQIPVSIATGLVLGVFLGWCLTRYFKRYHMRDSVKVLILLSVSFLLVALERVLKGIVPISGLLAVMALGATLLKTYDALAVRLSGKFSKLWVGAEILLFVLVGATVNIEYALGAGLAAIAVILLALLFRMLGVFVCMIKTPLTTKERLFCMIAYLPKATVQAAIGSLPLAMGLPCGEIVLTVAVLAILITAPLGAFGIDMTYKKLLVQEERAS
- a CDS encoding tetratricopeptide repeat protein, whose amino-acid sequence is MKPYKLLSISFCLLCLCSCKDHYAPRILTVVDSLTYVNPDSAIILFGQLESSIAKEPEATQMYYQLLIIKAEDKACITHTSDSLIKQVLNYYEDEKDKEHLPEAYYYAGRVYIDLGDVPQALAYLQKAIKVSKGSTNYRLVSMAYNQIGVLYLYQRIYDKALDVFKGAYQYTTLSGDSTLIVYNLRNIGRAYTQLNNVDSTSYYYKRAGQIAEKINDPHLVSTVNQEIVGFYRHLGKYGKAFEILKAAHRPKSDPASYYTVLANLYYEVGKIDSAQYYYTQLLSTGNSYDNKGGYYYDQQGGYKGLSKIAHQQGRLAEALGYMDKYLAYTDSLQKANDEEGVRKVNALYNYQLREKENHRLEEIAQKQKIWIVLLSASIVIILIIIFAVGIIYRQRKKQRKIQAERQQEKLKEIVDEQYRSSRQFIAENEKRIEKLKEKLQNTESQKDELEKNLQEGEKELLELINRQIETKQKIQALSETAFRESQIYKDFYHIAGMANAENISEKQKITPKDWEELIVVINRTYNNFTGRLQTLYPSISEHELRICMLIKIAIPPVGIAKLTAHSKQAITSSRKKLYEKTHNQPGTPDLWDNFIQNF
- a CDS encoding RNA polymerase sigma-70 factor codes for the protein MEERTIVNSDEEDFKRFVTQYYPQLCAFATQYTDSLEVSEDIVQDVFLRFWESKKYLSVKSYLKSYIFSSVRNASIDYIRKNNVHTFTELEEASYLKEEEVNEENLLAQHEHLYELLKQLPPQEYEVLMAIVVHNKKYKEVGEEMNISVNTVKTHLSRALKFLRAHNINLRLLFLFY
- a CDS encoding FecR domain-containing protein → MATPEIVYLLQKYKDHSLTTEEFNILKRWVLESEENKLYMANFIRFYKIEERWEAYNKANPQKAWKSILAKYHHKKRIRRQRMFAVAACTILFVIIGGVYKYTTNDDQTTSYAAIYPRQNKKVVLTLANGQKKMLENGGELICESTKSAAPEQQYNTISTQVGGNFKLILPDKSIVWLNSNTTLRYPVKFAKDRHVILSGEAFFDVQKTGYPFSVEVNENKIRVLGTQFDVSAYNGKAMLTTLVRGKVEVSNRNSKQILHPNQQASIAEATQDIVVKEVNTTIYTSWIQGVFEFESTPLTIIMEQLAQWYDVDVTYQNEQVGKILFTGSLYRDRSLDYTLQIIQDISDVKFRNEKGKLCVYR
- a CDS encoding outer membrane beta-barrel family protein; the protein is MKRMYIVSLIISLCFPMFAQNKITGKVIGADNEGIIYRVKVEYSGSKRAVTGSFYDPNFEIALDSLGDIRLTISSDGYETYQTQKTLQPATNDLGGVTLYKKTVQLEEVVVKAKKNEIEHNGTNYTIRNIQGTHIGDAGNLVDMLKWTPGIIVTNESNISVAGAGEPIIYINDRKITDKSELSMLSSTDVNKIEVIKEPDARYKNGTNSVVKIYLKKQLKDHLGVIVSNSLEIARKYTERPSINLSGKSGIVSGNASFTYRKSKQQSYDEYMTTITHSADNIFKNSSKGGYGVDMDTYMLFGGLNFTFSPKSTLGIQYSGSFTDVKKDSSHNIHIDNNGTVTPKKETSEGTENRKYHSVSTSYTWNRNDHSTLTLIADYAYRNNDIFNEIKETNLNTNKIYLTPTINSTDYKIYTFNGDYSFKIGKKDNEQIGLEAGNTNNNSGSTISEVPQNIDRTNQWLAAYATFSRGWGKFNISLGLRYEYDYTDTKAAENSESITLKKSYSNLFPNVRIAYKRKEREVYSISYRKTINRPSFSQLSPVVNYEDSLHYWTGNPLLKPSFTNRFSLAANISNLTLSTSYYYITNPIISIYGHDDANPNILVNRPENINHSQSWDIGVEYSLSLDKINLSTYGYLTYDLIKYPYLGEETLYKSLYASLGGNVSYNFYRNFDLFANTHYMSPWRDGTKKMGYFINTNLGISGRFFKDKLYVSIQGEDLFAKSVTPYWTNNYGDTEYWRRNRYDTRGVNFTLRYTFNSVKTNFKSKSGNQKILQRAD
- the eno gene encoding phosphopyruvate hydratase, yielding MKIEKITGREILDSRGNPTVEVDVVLESGIVGRASVPSGASTGEHEALELRDGDKHRYGGKGVQKAVENINKVIAPHLVGMSALDQVGVDHMMLALDGTPTKSKLGANAILGVSLAVAKAAANYLDLPLYRYIGGVNTCVLPVPMMNIINGGSHSDAPIAFQEFMIRPIGAKSFKEALRMGAEVFHALKKVLKDRGLSTAVGDEGGFAPTLEGTEDALNSILTAIKAAGYEPKKDVTIGLDCAASEFYRDGVYDYTKFEGEKGVKRTADEQVDFLEYLINEFPIDSIEDGMNENDWDGWKKLTDRIGGRCQLVGDDLFVTNVDFLSKGIEQGCANSILIKVNQIGSLTETLNAIDMAHRHGYTTVTSHRSGETEDATIADIAVATNSGQIKTGSLSRSDRMAKYNQLLRIEEELGDRAIYGYKRIKK